One Salvia splendens isolate huo1 chromosome 12, SspV2, whole genome shotgun sequence genomic window carries:
- the LOC121757029 gene encoding uncharacterized protein LOC121757029, with product MQKWREDNQLWRAQQESRLEYCGTQIQHLQAQGDARWAEEQAPTTVLELHIPQLAGSGDLRLGRIFLRKWRRTLVPYKLPNVVTSVSTCESDGIVGCSLESLG from the exons ATGCAAAAATGGCGTGAGGATAATCAGCTATGGAGGGCCCAGCAGGAGTCCCGATTAGAGTATTGTGGGACGCAGATACAGCACCTGCAAGCTCAAGGCGATGCTAGATGGGCAGAGGAGCAGGCACCCACCACCGTACTAGAG TTGCACATTCCTCAGCTTGCAGGTTCTGGAGACCTTAGATTGGGCAGAATTTTTTTGAGAAAGTGGAGACGAACTCTAGTCCCCTATAAGCTACCAAATGTCGTTACTTCT GTTTCCACATGTGAATCAGATGGTATTGTTGGATGTAGTCTGGAATCCCTCGGTTGA